DNA from Methanomicrobia archaeon:
GTTTGCGGTAATAATATCCGGAATCGTGCCGTCAAGGTCGGTGCATACGATGTCCGGTATGATAGCATTGCGCAGGAGAACGGAAGTGGCACCATCCGCCGCTATCACCACAAAATCACGAGCCAAGAACGAGCCCTCAAACTCGCTCTCCTTAGCCCTTAGTTCGCGTTCCAGGCAAGGAGCATTGCCGCAGATGAGCACTCGTTTTCCTCTTATAAGCGCTTCTATTTCCTCTCTTACGATGTTCTCCGCACTCGTTTTCCTCGACGTCATCAGCTCAGAAGCCACCCTCGCCGCTTCTTCATCCTTCGCTCTGTCAAAACCAAAATCCTTCAGGATCTCCCTATAGATCGGCTCCCAGTTGCTATACTTCATTGCTCGCGTCCGTGAAAACAGAAAGATTAATCAATGTAAATGGTCTTTACGAAGATATAAAAGATGCATCTCAAAAGAGAGTAGTGTAGAAAGATAGATGACCGCTGAGAAAAGATCACCCAAGCGCAAGACGAAACAAAAAAGCAAAAGCGAAGAGAAGGG
Protein-coding regions in this window:
- a CDS encoding DUF115 domain-containing protein; the encoded protein is MKYSNWEPIYREILKDFGFDRAKDEEAARVASELMTSRKTSAENIVREEIEALIRGKRVLICGNAPCLERELRAKESEFEGSFLARDFVVIAADGATSVLLRNAIIPDIVCTDLDGTIPDIITANRLGSILVVHAHGDNIPMLKKVLPALTENVLCTTQSKPLHNVYNFGGFTDGDRCVFLAKECGARSIELIGFDFEDEQVTARKKKKLTWAKRLIGEIL